A region of Clostridiisalibacter paucivorans DSM 22131 DNA encodes the following proteins:
- the hslU gene encoding ATP-dependent protease ATPase subunit HslU, whose protein sequence is MKNFTPREIVYELDKYIIGQHKAKKSVAVALRNRYRRRKLEVDFQEEIKPKNILMIGPTGVGKTEIARRLAKLVEAPFIKVEATKFTEVGYVGRDVESMVRDLVETSIRMVKSQKIEKVYDRAKRLADEKIINILVPRFKPKSNFNNPLEALFGNTANENEIEKNDENREMEEKREVIKQKLLRNELENKTIEIEIEENRGQTLEMFTGSGLEELNINMNDFFGGIIPGKKKKKKLTIKEARKVLANQEAQKIIDMDEITDKAIKTAENEGIIFIDEIDKIAQSNHNSGQDVSREGVQRDILPIIEGSTVMTKYGPVKTDHILFVAAGAFHVAKTTDLIPEIQGRFPIRVQLQKLSEMDFKEILVTPQNALIKQYKLLLETEGIKLEFTDEALEELARMAYIINEQTENIGARRLHTILEELLEEISFNAPDIEDKEIIIDIEYVRSKLENKIKEKDISKYIL, encoded by the coding sequence ATGAAAAACTTTACTCCACGGGAAATAGTATATGAATTAGATAAATATATTATTGGACAACATAAGGCTAAAAAGTCGGTAGCTGTAGCTCTTAGAAATAGATACAGAAGACGGAAATTAGAAGTTGATTTTCAGGAGGAAATTAAACCTAAAAACATACTGATGATTGGACCTACTGGTGTAGGTAAGACAGAAATTGCGAGACGACTGGCAAAATTAGTGGAAGCACCCTTTATTAAAGTTGAGGCTACTAAATTTACTGAGGTTGGCTATGTAGGAAGAGATGTTGAATCCATGGTTAGAGACTTAGTAGAAACGTCAATAAGGATGGTAAAAAGTCAAAAAATTGAAAAAGTTTATGATAGAGCTAAAAGGTTAGCAGACGAAAAAATCATTAATATACTAGTTCCTAGATTTAAGCCTAAGAGTAATTTCAACAATCCTTTGGAGGCATTGTTTGGAAATACAGCAAATGAAAATGAAATTGAAAAAAATGATGAAAACAGAGAAATGGAAGAAAAAAGAGAAGTCATAAAACAGAAACTTCTTAGAAATGAATTAGAAAATAAAACAATAGAGATAGAGATAGAGGAAAACCGTGGTCAGACGTTAGAAATGTTTACTGGTTCTGGTTTAGAAGAATTAAATATAAATATGAATGATTTTTTTGGTGGTATTATTCCTGGGAAAAAGAAAAAAAAGAAATTGACAATTAAAGAAGCTAGAAAAGTTTTGGCTAATCAAGAAGCTCAAAAGATTATTGACATGGATGAAATAACTGATAAAGCTATAAAAACAGCAGAAAATGAGGGGATTATTTTTATCGATGAAATAGATAAAATAGCCCAGAGTAACCATAATTCTGGTCAGGATGTATCCAGAGAAGGAGTTCAAAGGGATATATTACCTATAATAGAAGGTAGTACAGTTATGACTAAATATGGTCCTGTTAAAACAGATCATATACTATTTGTAGCTGCAGGAGCTTTTCATGTAGCTAAGACAACTGATTTGATTCCTGAAATACAAGGAAGATTTCCTATAAGAGTACAATTACAAAAACTGAGTGAGATGGATTTTAAAGAAATTCTTGTAACACCACAAAATGCATTAATAAAGCAATATAAATTGTTATTAGAAACAGAAGGAATTAAATTGGAATTTACTGATGAGGCATTGGAAGAATTAGCTCGAATGGCTTATATTATTAATGAGCAGACAGAAAATATTGGAGCGAGAAGGCTGCATACAATTTTAGAAGAACTATTAGAAGAGATATCCTTTAATGCACCTGATATAGAAGATAAAGAAATAATTATAGATATAGAATATGTAAGGTCAAAATTAGAAAATAAAATTAAAGAAAAAGACATTTCAAAATATATTCTTTAA
- a CDS encoding YraN family protein: protein MKFKNRIIGNRGENVAKKYLLNQGYNILDKNYTCNIGEIDIIAEKEGLIVFIEVKSRNSLNFGYPYEAVDRKKQIKLIKVAQNYINYKRIRNTQFRFDIIEVYLKQSNRVNHIKDAFWA from the coding sequence ATGAAATTTAAGAATAGAATCATTGGAAATAGGGGAGAAAATGTAGCAAAAAAGTATTTACTAAACCAGGGTTATAATATATTAGATAAAAACTATACTTGTAATATAGGAGAGATAGATATAATAGCAGAGAAAGAAGGGCTTATAGTATTTATAGAGGTAAAGTCAAGAAATAGCTTAAACTTTGGATATCCTTACGAAGCAGTAGATAGAAAAAAGCAAATTAAACTTATTAAGGTGGCTCAAAATTATATAAATTATAAAAGGATAAGAAATACTCAATTTAGATTTGATATAATAGAAGTGTATTTAAAACAGAGCAATAGGGTAAACCATATTAAAGATGCATTTTGGGCATAA
- a CDS encoding DUF6240 domain-containing protein, whose product MDLQPILLNNMKINMVKQNINLKIGDVLKGRIIGIDGNMITIDFGSGHVITGELKVPIDFKNGALIDFIIKDMGDSQLIISPYSDENIKEANENLTNKTIDNILNQSGLKSNDRNVQIVKSLLEMEMPINKETISNISKIVDKLNSFKHMGNDEIIQTIFPEGDPLEENILQTFKTKLDKPRIDFKGKNIKEHMDEDMSKEIIHKKNLDIDNRESKVRERNYIDNRDTSINKSIEMDNALKFRRETFQNISKGFQSNNNLIKSIALLMKSNIDVSIKNINFLNQIIQREGFIVRDIENLIQLLESNDIITEDKDIKKIVNGIKKWTGKTELNMELKNVEEFKTEYRDLMNSLEDLKESSIINKYKNTEVISSLKNIEEKVNFVNQLNNNMTFFYMPLITNREFLNEKLYIFNKKKNLGNLDNTKVFLSLNTKNLNKIDILCDFHKDRVNISFNIEDEFVKDFLAENESKLINMLNKNGFKNVFVNYRDREKDIITDFLFSEKSRNYMIDIRV is encoded by the coding sequence ATGGATTTACAACCAATTCTACTCAACAATATGAAAATAAATATGGTTAAACAGAATATAAACCTCAAGATTGGTGATGTATTAAAGGGTAGAATTATTGGTATTGACGGAAATATGATAACTATAGATTTTGGCAGTGGCCATGTAATAACTGGTGAGCTTAAAGTACCCATAGATTTTAAAAATGGTGCTTTAATAGATTTTATTATAAAGGATATGGGAGATTCTCAGCTCATAATATCTCCATATTCTGATGAAAATATCAAAGAAGCAAATGAAAATTTAACAAATAAGACTATAGATAATATCTTGAACCAAAGTGGTTTGAAATCAAATGATAGAAATGTTCAAATAGTAAAATCTCTTTTAGAAATGGAAATGCCAATTAATAAAGAAACTATAAGTAATATTTCTAAGATTGTAGATAAATTAAACAGTTTTAAGCATATGGGTAATGATGAAATAATACAGACTATCTTTCCAGAGGGAGATCCATTAGAAGAAAATATTTTACAAACTTTTAAAACTAAATTAGACAAGCCCAGAATTGATTTTAAAGGGAAAAATATAAAAGAGCATATGGATGAGGACATGTCTAAAGAAATTATACATAAAAAAAATTTAGATATAGATAACAGAGAGTCTAAAGTTAGAGAAAGGAATTATATAGACAATAGAGACACTTCAATTAATAAGTCTATTGAGATGGATAATGCTTTAAAATTTAGAAGAGAGACTTTTCAGAATATAAGTAAAGGATTCCAAAGTAATAATAATTTAATAAAATCAATAGCTTTATTAATGAAATCTAATATTGATGTGTCAATTAAAAATATTAATTTTTTAAATCAAATAATTCAACGGGAAGGTTTCATAGTTAGAGATATAGAGAATCTTATACAGTTATTGGAATCCAATGATATTATTACTGAGGATAAAGATATAAAGAAAATTGTTAACGGGATAAAAAAGTGGACTGGTAAAACAGAATTAAATATGGAACTAAAAAATGTTGAAGAGTTTAAAACCGAGTATAGAGATTTGATGAATAGTTTAGAAGATTTAAAGGAAAGTAGTATTATTAATAAATATAAAAATACTGAAGTTATATCTTCTTTGAAAAACATAGAAGAAAAAGTTAATTTTGTAAATCAATTGAATAATAATATGACCTTTTTTTATATGCCTTTGATAACAAACAGAGAATTTTTAAATGAAAAATTATATATTTTTAATAAAAAGAAGAATTTAGGTAATCTAGATAATACAAAAGTATTTCTATCTTTGAACACAAAGAATCTTAATAAAATAGATATATTATGTGATTTTCATAAAGATAGAGTTAATATAAGTTTCAATATTGAGGATGAATTTGTAAAAGATTTTTTGGCTGAAAATGAGTCTAAATTAATTAATATGCTAAATAAAAATGGATTTAAAAATGTATTTGTAAATTATAGGGATAGAGAAAAGGATATAATTACAGACTTCTTATTTAGTGAAAAAAGTAGAAATTATATGATAGATATCAGGGTGTGA
- the codY gene encoding GTP-sensing pleiotropic transcriptional regulator CodY → MSESLLEKTRRINKIIQESGSKPVSFSEIAETLSSILEANVYIASRKGKVFGFCLSPGYKCRIIENEIIEERRFPKDYNDELLKINETMANITESGKCVFDQVSKCDYDNKIVTVIPVITTNGRVGTLVLARIGKEFNEDDLVLGEYSATIVGMEILRAKADEVEAEARKKAIVQMAIGTLSYSELEAVEHIFNELEGNEGLLVASKIADRVGITRSVIVNALRKFESAGVIESRSLGMKGTYIKILNNKLMDELEKLKN, encoded by the coding sequence ATGAGTGAAAGTTTATTAGAAAAGACTAGAAGAATTAACAAAATAATACAGGAGTCAGGTTCTAAACCGGTATCATTTAGTGAAATAGCTGAGACATTAAGTTCGATATTAGAAGCTAATGTATATATAGCTAGCAGGAAAGGAAAAGTATTTGGTTTTTGCTTGTCACCAGGGTATAAATGTAGAATTATTGAAAATGAAATAATTGAGGAGAGGAGATTCCCTAAAGATTATAATGATGAACTGCTTAAGATCAATGAAACTATGGCAAATATTACTGAATCAGGAAAATGTGTATTTGATCAGGTGAGTAAATGTGATTATGATAATAAGATAGTTACAGTTATACCTGTTATTACTACTAATGGTAGAGTAGGAACCCTAGTTTTAGCTAGGATAGGTAAAGAATTTAATGAAGATGATTTGGTTTTAGGTGAGTATAGTGCTACCATAGTAGGGATGGAGATATTGAGGGCTAAGGCAGATGAAGTAGAGGCTGAGGCTAGAAAAAAAGCTATTGTACAGATGGCTATAGGTACATTATCTTATTCAGAACTGGAAGCGGTGGAACATATATTCAATGAATTAGAGGGAAATGAAGGGCTGCTTGTGGCTAGTAAAATAGCTGATAGAGTAGGCATAACTAGATCTGTAATAGTAAATGCACTAAGGAAATTTGAAAGTGCTGGAGTTATAGAGTCCAGGTCTTTAGGCATGAAGGGAACATATATAAAGATTTTAAATAATAAATTGATGGATGAACTGGAAAAGCTTAAAAATTAA
- a CDS encoding ribonuclease HII, producing MSTKVSKRMEKALKRLEMFKDFDNNFGVQLLGGIDESGRGCVAFDIFSAVCVLPQDIDIYRLNDSKKIKEETRYELAEEIKEKALGWGIGRVSNEEIDEIGIQKGNFLAFKRAISHMKDNSGIEAEIYIIDGNYRNIPIKNYKSIVKGDSKSACIAAASILAKASRDKAIIETAHKEFPQYGFDSHKGYETRAHSEAILKYGLCKYHRRSFCKKYLK from the coding sequence TTGAGTACGAAAGTCAGTAAGAGAATGGAGAAGGCATTAAAAAGGTTGGAGATGTTTAAGGATTTTGATAATAATTTTGGAGTACAGTTATTAGGTGGGATAGACGAAAGTGGCCGTGGGTGTGTTGCATTTGATATTTTTTCAGCGGTGTGTGTATTGCCCCAAGATATAGATATATATAGGCTCAATGACAGTAAAAAAATAAAGGAAGAAACTAGGTATGAATTGGCTGAAGAGATAAAAGAGAAGGCTTTAGGATGGGGTATAGGTAGAGTAAGCAATGAAGAAATAGATGAAATTGGTATACAGAAGGGAAATTTTTTAGCTTTTAAAAGGGCAATTTCTCATATGAAAGATAATTCAGGAATCGAAGCAGAAATATATATAATAGATGGCAATTATAGAAATATTCCCATTAAAAACTATAAATCTATAGTGAAGGGAGATTCTAAAAGTGCTTGTATTGCTGCTGCCTCAATTCTTGCTAAGGCCTCTAGGGATAAGGCTATTATAGAGACTGCCCACAAGGAATTTCCTCAATATGGATTTGATAGTCATAAGGGATATGAGACAAGGGCACATAGTGAAGCAATACTTAAATATGGGTTATGTAAATATCATAGAAGATCTTTTTGTAAAAAATACCTTAAATGA
- the dprA gene encoding DNA-processing protein DprA yields the protein MHKRNTLIWLNNINGITNKSIGNIEKYLGGIEKLWDIPLSEIDNIPNISLKAKKNLKKYRNEDFFYNILSKIEKNKVKIITSCDAEYPSTLKNIYDFPRVLYVKGNIKKTDFLSVAIVGARKATYYGKWASEKFARELAEKGITIVSGMAIGIDTYAHKGAIAGNGRTLAVLGSGVDVIYPKKNRELYNKIQENGGIISEYPLGTKPLHYNFPLRNRIISGLSLGVMVVEAKEKSGSLITVEHALEQGKDVFALPGNINSIYSQGTNKLIKEGAKLVVNINDIIEEINELKNNKELYKIDTMNISIENLSDMEKVIVENMKMGPIHADVIAYNVNLPISQVNGILTVLEMKGIIKQMPGRIFVLNI from the coding sequence ATGCACAAGAGAAATACATTGATTTGGCTAAATAATATAAATGGTATCACAAATAAATCAATAGGTAACATAGAAAAGTATTTGGGTGGTATAGAAAAATTATGGGATATACCTTTAAGTGAGATAGATAATATACCTAATATAAGTTTAAAGGCTAAAAAAAATTTAAAAAAATATAGGAATGAAGATTTTTTTTATAATATATTATCTAAAATAGAAAAGAATAAAGTTAAAATAATTACTAGTTGTGATGCTGAATATCCATCAACATTAAAAAATATTTATGATTTTCCCAGGGTACTTTATGTAAAAGGGAATATTAAAAAAACAGATTTTTTATCTGTAGCTATAGTAGGGGCTAGAAAGGCCACTTATTATGGAAAATGGGCCTCAGAAAAATTTGCAAGGGAATTAGCTGAGAAGGGTATTACAATAGTAAGTGGTATGGCTATTGGTATAGACACTTATGCTCATAAAGGTGCTATTGCAGGTAATGGAAGAACATTAGCCGTCTTGGGTTCTGGAGTTGATGTAATTTATCCTAAAAAAAATAGGGAGTTATACAATAAAATTCAAGAAAATGGTGGCATTATTTCTGAGTATCCTTTAGGAACTAAACCTTTACATTATAATTTTCCATTGAGAAATAGAATTATAAGTGGACTTTCTTTGGGAGTCATGGTTGTAGAGGCTAAAGAAAAAAGTGGTTCTCTCATAACTGTTGAACATGCTTTAGAACAAGGTAAAGATGTTTTTGCATTGCCAGGAAATATTAATAGTATTTATAGCCAGGGAACTAATAAGCTTATAAAAGAGGGAGCAAAATTAGTAGTCAATATAAATGATATTATTGAAGAAATAAATGAATTAAAGAATAATAAGGAATTATATAAAATAGATACTATGAATATTTCAATTGAAAATTTAAGTGATATGGAAAAAGTTATAGTTGAAAATATGAAGATGGGACCTATACATGCTGATGTAATAGCATACAATGTAAATCTGCCTATATCTCAGGTTAATGGAATATTAACTGTTCTTGAAATGAAGGGAATAATTAAACAGATGCCTGGTAGGATATTTGTTTTAAATATTTAA
- the hslV gene encoding ATP-dependent protease subunit HslV produces MLRATTIIAVRKNGDLAMAGDGQVTMGDKTIMKSKAKKVRKLYNGKVLVGFAGSVADAVTLSEMLEDKLEEFEGNLKRAAVELAKDWRKDKILRKLEAMLIAANHKDLLVISGNGEVIEPDDDIVAIGSGGNYALSAGKALIKYSDLDAKDIVKEALLIASSICVFTNENIIVKSL; encoded by the coding sequence ATGTTAAGAGCTACTACAATAATTGCTGTTAGAAAAAATGGTGATTTAGCCATGGCAGGAGATGGGCAGGTTACCATGGGAGATAAAACTATAATGAAAAGCAAAGCTAAAAAAGTTAGGAAGCTTTATAATGGTAAAGTTCTAGTAGGCTTTGCAGGTTCAGTTGCAGATGCTGTTACTTTATCAGAAATGTTAGAGGATAAATTAGAGGAGTTTGAAGGGAATCTTAAAAGAGCTGCAGTAGAATTGGCAAAGGATTGGAGAAAAGATAAAATCCTTAGAAAATTAGAAGCTATGCTTATAGCGGCTAATCACAAAGACCTTCTTGTAATATCGGGGAATGGCGAGGTTATAGAGCCAGATGATGATATTGTTGCTATAGGATCTGGAGGAAATTATGCTTTGTCAGCAGGAAAGGCTTTGATAAAATATTCTGATTTAGATGCAAAAGATATAGTTAAAGAAGCATTATTGATAGCATCCTCCATATGTGTGTTTACTAATGAAAATATAATTGTTAAGAGCTTATAA
- a CDS encoding YifB family Mg chelatase-like AAA ATPase, which translates to MLSKLKTCVLQGLDGYIVDVETDISKGLPTFQIVGLPDISIRESKERVRSSINNSGFKFPLNRIIINLAPANLKKEGSQIDLAIAIGILSALDIVENKKMDEMCFIGELSLNGEINKIQGALPMTISLREKGIKKLILPSQNMHECGMIEGIDIIPVKNLYELVEYLNGEKKITPYKSNIKDIFSELIDMDEDFIDVKGQESIKRAMEVAAAGAHNILLIGPPGSGKTMISRRLPSILPELTFEEALEITKIYSVAGLLKNNNIITKRPFRAPHHTISKTSLVGGGRIPKPGEVSLANYGVLFLDELPEFQKNVLEVLRQPIEDEEVTISRVNATLSYPAKFMLVASMNPCPCGYLGDPVHECTCSQRDIDKYLGKISGPLLDRLDIIVEVSPVKYGDLEKRKAKESSKDIRKRVNVARNKQLERYKDVNIFSNGQLKGNGINIYCDLNNESKKMMKTAYKKLGLSARAYNKILKVARTIADLNNSESINTSHVAEAIQYRSLDRKYWS; encoded by the coding sequence ATGTTGTCTAAATTAAAAACTTGTGTGTTACAAGGGTTAGATGGCTATATAGTAGATGTTGAAACTGATATCTCAAAGGGCTTACCTACATTTCAAATCGTTGGCTTACCTGATATTTCTATAAGGGAGTCTAAGGAAAGGGTTAGGTCATCTATAAACAATAGTGGTTTTAAATTTCCTTTGAATAGAATAATTATAAACCTTGCTCCAGCAAACTTGAAAAAAGAAGGTTCACAAATAGATTTAGCAATAGCTATAGGTATATTGTCAGCATTAGATATTGTTGAAAATAAAAAAATGGATGAGATGTGTTTTATAGGGGAACTATCCTTAAATGGTGAAATAAATAAAATACAGGGAGCATTACCCATGACTATATCCTTAAGAGAAAAAGGGATAAAAAAGTTAATACTGCCTTCTCAAAACATGCATGAATGTGGCATGATCGAAGGCATAGATATAATACCTGTAAAAAATCTTTATGAATTAGTAGAATATCTCAATGGTGAGAAAAAAATCACTCCATATAAAAGTAATATAAAGGATATATTTTCTGAACTCATTGATATGGATGAAGATTTCATAGATGTAAAAGGTCAAGAAAGTATTAAGAGGGCCATGGAGGTAGCTGCAGCTGGAGCTCATAATATATTGCTTATTGGACCTCCTGGTTCGGGAAAGACAATGATATCAAGGAGACTACCATCAATACTACCCGAATTAACATTTGAGGAGGCTCTAGAGATTACAAAAATATATAGTGTAGCTGGACTATTAAAGAATAATAATATCATCACTAAAAGACCTTTTAGAGCACCACATCATACTATATCTAAAACATCCTTGGTAGGTGGTGGAAGAATTCCAAAACCAGGAGAAGTATCTTTGGCCAATTATGGTGTGCTTTTTTTGGATGAACTTCCTGAATTTCAGAAAAATGTTTTAGAAGTACTAAGACAACCAATTGAAGATGAAGAAGTCACCATATCAAGGGTCAATGCTACTTTATCTTATCCAGCTAAGTTTATGCTTGTAGCTAGTATGAACCCTTGTCCATGCGGTTACTTGGGTGATCCGGTACATGAGTGCACATGTTCACAAAGAGATATAGATAAATATCTAGGAAAGATTAGTGGGCCATTATTAGATAGGCTAGACATTATAGTTGAAGTATCACCTGTAAAGTATGGTGATTTAGAGAAAAGGAAGGCAAAAGAATCTTCTAAAGATATAAGAAAAAGGGTGAATGTAGCTAGGAACAAACAGCTTGAAAGATATAAAGATGTAAATATTTTTTCTAATGGACAATTGAAAGGGAATGGTATAAATATATATTGTGATTTAAACAATGAATCTAAGAAGATGATGAAAACAGCATATAAAAAGCTAGGACTTAGTGCTAGGGCATATAATAAGATTCTCAAAGTGGCTAGAACTATTGCTGATTTAAATAATTCTGAATCTATAAATACCTCTCATGTTGCTGAAGCCATACAATATAGAAGTCTTGATAGAAAATATTGGTCCTAG
- the topA gene encoding type I DNA topoisomerase, whose amino-acid sequence MAKSLVIVESPAKAKTIGKFLGRKYKIKASVGHVIDLPKSKLGVDIENNFDPQYITIRGKGPVLAELKKEAKKAEEIYLATDPDREGEAISWHLSNALGLNNNENNRIEFNEITKNAIQKAIKNPRKIDMDLVDAQQARRVLDRLVGYKISPLLWRKVRKGLSAGRVQSVTTKLICDREKEIDAFEPEEYWSITALLNKDSIEFESQLFAAISDNKEKKITIKNEDETNKILKELKNSDFIVKEVKKGNKRRNPYPPYTTSSLQQDASKKIGFSTKKTMSIAQQLYEGIDIQGEGTQGLITYIRTDSVRISDEALKNTTNYILDKFGKDYCVQGRQFKKKKKDDIQDAHEAIRPTSVYRDPEKIKDSLTKDQYKLYKLIWNRFVASQMTPAVYDTLSVKIRANNYIFKSNGSKIKFDGFLKVYTISNNSKDINIPDLEEGEKVDVNKINPNQHFTQPPPRYSEASLVKILEELGIGRPSTYSPTISTILARGYVILENKYFMPTELGILVTEILEQYFQNIVNEEFTADMEQKLDKIEEGKITWKSVIKDFYKDFEKVLEVAEKEISKIEIEEEVTDVECEKCGRNMVIKHGRYGKFLACPGYPECKNTKPLLKEIGVKCPECRGEIIERRSKKGRKFYGCSNYPDCKFVSWQKPSKKKCPECEGLMIIKKLKKKDKLKCTVCGYEEETKK is encoded by the coding sequence TTGGCAAAATCTTTAGTTATTGTTGAGTCTCCAGCTAAAGCAAAGACTATAGGAAAATTCTTAGGAAGAAAATATAAAATAAAGGCGTCTGTAGGCCATGTTATAGACTTACCAAAGAGTAAATTAGGTGTAGATATTGAAAATAATTTTGACCCTCAATATATAACTATTAGAGGAAAAGGGCCTGTATTGGCGGAGTTAAAAAAAGAGGCGAAAAAGGCTGAAGAGATATATTTAGCTACTGACCCTGACAGAGAGGGAGAGGCTATATCTTGGCATTTATCTAATGCTTTAGGATTAAATAATAATGAAAATAATAGGATAGAATTTAATGAAATAACCAAAAATGCAATACAAAAGGCTATAAAGAATCCTAGAAAAATAGATATGGATCTAGTAGATGCTCAACAGGCAAGGAGGGTTCTAGATAGACTAGTGGGTTATAAAATTAGTCCGCTATTATGGAGAAAAGTTAGAAAGGGATTAAGTGCAGGTAGAGTTCAATCGGTAACTACAAAGCTCATATGTGATAGAGAGAAGGAAATTGATGCATTTGAACCAGAGGAGTATTGGTCAATAACAGCATTGCTTAATAAAGACTCTATTGAATTTGAATCTCAGCTGTTTGCAGCTATTTCAGATAATAAAGAGAAAAAAATTACTATAAAAAATGAAGATGAAACAAATAAAATCTTAAAAGAATTAAAAAATAGTGATTTCATAGTAAAGGAAGTTAAAAAAGGAAATAAAAGGAGAAATCCTTATCCACCATATACGACTAGTAGCTTACAACAAGATGCGTCCAAAAAAATAGGGTTTTCTACTAAAAAAACAATGAGTATTGCTCAGCAATTATATGAAGGTATAGATATACAGGGAGAGGGTACTCAAGGATTGATAACATATATAAGAACAGATTCGGTGAGGATATCTGATGAGGCATTGAAGAATACTACTAACTATATACTGGATAAATTTGGAAAAGATTATTGTGTACAGGGTAGACAATTCAAGAAAAAGAAAAAGGACGATATACAAGATGCCCATGAAGCTATTAGACCTACTTCTGTTTATAGAGACCCTGAAAAAATAAAAGATTCATTGACAAAGGATCAATATAAACTGTATAAGTTAATATGGAATAGATTTGTTGCTAGTCAAATGACACCTGCAGTTTATGATACATTATCTGTAAAAATTAGGGCTAATAATTATATATTCAAAAGTAATGGATCTAAAATTAAATTTGATGGTTTTTTAAAAGTGTACACTATTTCCAATAATAGCAAAGACATAAATATACCTGATTTAGAGGAAGGAGAAAAGGTAGATGTAAATAAAATTAATCCAAATCAGCATTTTACTCAACCTCCACCAAGATACTCTGAGGCCAGTTTAGTTAAAATCTTAGAAGAGCTTGGAATTGGTAGACCTAGTACTTATTCTCCTACTATAAGTACAATATTAGCTCGAGGATATGTGATTTTAGAGAACAAATATTTTATGCCAACAGAACTGGGAATTTTAGTTACAGAAATATTAGAACAATACTTTCAAAATATTGTCAATGAAGAGTTTACTGCAGATATGGAACAGAAATTAGATAAGATTGAAGAAGGAAAAATAACATGGAAGAGTGTTATAAAAGATTTTTATAAAGATTTTGAAAAAGTTTTAGAGGTAGCAGAAAAAGAGATAAGTAAAATAGAAATAGAAGAAGAAGTGACGGATGTAGAGTGTGAAAAATGTGGAAGAAACATGGTAATTAAACATGGTAGATATGGTAAATTTTTAGCTTGTCCTGGATATCCTGAATGTAAAAATACTAAGCCTTTACTTAAAGAGATAGGAGTTAAATGTCCAGAATGCCGAGGAGAGATAATAGAAAGAAGGTCTAAAAAGGGAAGAAAGTTCTATGGATGTAGCAATTATCCAGATTGCAAATTTGTATCCTGGCAAAAGCCATCTAAAAAGAAATGTCCAGAATGCGAAGGCCTTATGATAATAAAAAAATTGAAAAAAAAGGATAAACTTAAATGTACTGTATGTGGTTATGAAGAGGAAACAAAGAAGTAA
- a CDS encoding EscU/YscU/HrcU family type III secretion system export apparatus switch protein: MSNKKNKNKIAIALQYKKDYISPKIIAKGKGIVADNIIDKGKKSNVKVHENKEVARELMDIDIGGNIPEELYNAVASILAFVYELDEKWGQLDEI, encoded by the coding sequence TTGAGTAATAAAAAAAATAAAAATAAAATTGCAATAGCATTACAATATAAAAAAGATTATATATCTCCTAAGATTATAGCTAAAGGAAAAGGAATAGTCGCTGATAATATAATAGACAAAGGAAAAAAAAGCAATGTTAAAGTGCATGAAAATAAAGAAGTTGCACGAGAGCTTATGGACATAGATATTGGTGGAAATATTCCAGAAGAATTATATAATGCTGTGGCTAGTATTTTGGCATTTGTATATGAGCTTGATGAAAAATGGGGGCAGTTGGATGAAATTTAA